In Prevotella sp. oral taxon 475, one DNA window encodes the following:
- a CDS encoding phosphoribosylaminoimidazolecarboxamide formyltransferase codes for MKELELKYGCNPNQQPSRIWIERGELPLEVLNGRPGYINFLDALNGWQLVSELKAACGLPAAASFKHVSPAGAALGLPLDDTLRHIYFTPDTPLSPLACAYARARGADRMSSYGDFIALSDVCDESTARIIGPEVSDGVIAPGFTPEALALLKAKRRGTYSIICIDPAYTPDPIERKQVFGITFEQARNHLRLDSPELFAHIPTRNQSFTPEARRDLVLALITLKYTQSNSVCYAKDGQAIGIGAGQQSRIHCTRLAGQKADTWWLRQHPRVMNLPFVEGIRRADRDNCIDLFIGDDHDDVLAEGAWQQFFRHRPEPLTAEERREWIARQRGVSLGSDAFFPFGDNIERAHRSGVQFIAQAGGSVRDDHVIATCDKYDIAMAFTGVRLFHH; via the coding sequence ATGAAAGAACTCGAATTGAAGTACGGATGCAATCCGAACCAGCAACCCTCGCGGATATGGATCGAGCGTGGCGAACTGCCTCTCGAAGTGCTTAACGGAAGACCGGGCTATATCAATTTTCTCGATGCGCTGAATGGTTGGCAGTTGGTGAGTGAACTGAAAGCGGCTTGCGGTCTGCCGGCAGCGGCCAGTTTTAAACATGTCTCGCCGGCCGGCGCAGCCCTTGGACTGCCGCTCGACGACACGCTGCGGCATATCTATTTCACGCCCGACACGCCTCTCTCACCTTTGGCCTGTGCCTATGCTCGTGCCCGAGGAGCTGACCGCATGAGCAGCTACGGCGATTTCATCGCCCTGAGTGACGTCTGCGACGAGAGCACCGCCCGGATCATCGGGCCTGAAGTGTCTGACGGCGTCATTGCGCCCGGCTTCACCCCCGAGGCTCTCGCCCTGCTCAAGGCTAAACGCCGTGGTACTTACAGCATCATCTGTATCGACCCTGCCTACACGCCCGATCCGATTGAGCGCAAACAGGTATTCGGCATTACCTTCGAGCAGGCCCGGAACCATCTGCGACTCGACTCGCCCGAGCTCTTTGCTCACATCCCCACGCGTAATCAGAGTTTTACTCCAGAAGCTCGGCGCGACCTCGTCCTGGCTCTCATTACCCTGAAGTATACCCAGAGTAATTCGGTTTGCTATGCCAAGGACGGACAGGCCATCGGCATCGGAGCCGGACAGCAAAGCCGGATCCACTGCACCCGACTGGCCGGGCAGAAGGCCGACACCTGGTGGTTGCGGCAGCATCCGCGGGTGATGAATCTGCCTTTCGTCGAGGGCATCCGCCGAGCCGATCGCGACAATTGTATCGACCTCTTCATCGGCGACGACCACGACGACGTTCTTGCCGAGGGTGCTTGGCAGCAGTTCTTCCGTCACCGTCCCGAGCCTCTCACCGCCGAGGAGCGGCGCGAGTGGATCGCACGTCAGAGGGGTGTCTCTCTGGGTAGTGATGCCTTCTTCCCTTTTGGCGACAACATCGAGCGAGCCCATCGCAGCGGCGTGCAGTTCATCGCACAGGCCGGCGGATCGGTGCGCGACGACCACGTCATCGCTACCTGCGACAAATACGACATCGCCATGGCCTTTACCGGCGTGAGACTGTTTCACCATTAA
- a CDS encoding TlpA disulfide reductase family protein has product MSKRIFFLLSWLALCLFSRAEGIALTGTMTTGDCHRLYLFTVYDEQNSYLLPLDSIELTQGTIRYRNDTLRSQLVFLSPVFNPNDMESTLQHGRYVFLSAGENRIHLAISNDGSLHLTMPGSVWQREYERFVQEKEVAGQRHTLDSLDQLFYSARDRGDQLAMQRIKTSSAPIYAQAYKQLRTWLDDRISAHGSTLFGLYLYYTYRLQHARLTSAEQIDEARRQLSIYDSAARQSLYFLRAMQKVEAAERTLVGRPAPDITGIDPEGRPLSLKDFRGRYVLVDFWSSSCTWCRKETPNLLRAYTDFKTRGLAVLGVSTDFRRADWLKAIADDGALWAHLLLSKEARKEVLSAYSIISIPEILLVSPEGRIVAKGLRGKAIYEAVERVLGREGIKEGRNKGGVKE; this is encoded by the coding sequence ATGTCAAAGAGAATCTTCTTCCTCCTCTCCTGGCTTGCCCTCTGCCTGTTTTCCCGGGCCGAAGGCATTGCCCTTACAGGCACGATGACGACTGGCGACTGCCACCGGCTTTATCTTTTCACAGTCTACGACGAACAGAACAGCTATCTCCTACCCCTCGACTCTATTGAATTGACGCAGGGCACCATTCGCTATCGCAACGACACGCTACGCTCGCAACTCGTCTTCCTCTCGCCCGTGTTCAACCCCAACGATATGGAATCTACTCTCCAGCACGGGCGTTACGTCTTCCTCTCCGCCGGAGAGAACCGCATCCACCTCGCCATCAGCAACGACGGAAGTCTCCATCTCACGATGCCGGGTAGCGTTTGGCAACGCGAGTACGAACGATTTGTACAGGAGAAAGAGGTGGCGGGACAGCGGCACACGCTCGATTCGCTCGACCAACTGTTTTATTCGGCCCGCGACCGTGGCGACCAACTGGCCATGCAGCGCATCAAAACCTCCTCGGCTCCCATCTATGCACAGGCCTACAAACAGCTCAGAACTTGGCTCGACGACCGCATCTCGGCGCACGGCAGCACGCTCTTCGGACTTTATCTCTACTATACCTACCGACTGCAACACGCCCGCCTCACCTCGGCCGAACAGATAGACGAGGCTCGTCGACAGCTTTCTATCTACGATTCTGCGGCCCGTCAAAGCCTTTACTTCCTGCGAGCAATGCAGAAGGTGGAGGCGGCTGAACGAACCCTGGTAGGCCGACCGGCACCCGACATCACGGGAATCGACCCCGAGGGTCGACCGCTGTCGCTGAAAGACTTCCGCGGGCGGTACGTGTTGGTAGACTTTTGGAGTTCGAGTTGCACCTGGTGTCGCAAAGAGACACCGAATCTTCTGCGCGCCTATACCGACTTCAAAACCCGTGGGCTCGCCGTCTTGGGGGTTTCTACCGACTTCCGCCGTGCCGATTGGCTCAAGGCTATTGCCGACGACGGTGCTCTCTGGGCTCACCTGCTCCTCTCCAAGGAGGCGCGCAAAGAGGTGCTCTCGGCCTATTCCATCATCTCTATCCCCGAGATTCTGCTCGTCAGTCCCGAGGGTCGCATCGTGGCCAAGGGCCTGCGCGGCAAAGCCATCTATGAGGCGGTGGAGAGGGTTTTAGGGAGAGAAGGAATAAAGGAGGGAAGGAATAAAGGAGGAGTTAAGGAGTAA
- a CDS encoding RagB/SusD family nutrient uptake outer membrane protein has product MKTKTIILACWVAGTLLASCDSYLGIKPKGATIPQTAADFETLLNHESVQKVSDVYPTYLTDDVFLPDVAEGTATPGLNSVDLAIKNLYTYQKEVFGDAADDGLWYASYSRIYYYNTVVDNVMGAEEATEQEKRSIRAEALVSRALEYLYLVNGYARHYDENTAATDPGVPLILDENISRKNLVRASVKEVYAQILADLQTALPDLPARPKSNAFRASKAAGVGILAKTYLYMGDYTQALAAANEVLATNGTLMDLKKYAVVKPQNSIGRTNVPQDIDNPENIYIKFAPYVYGMSSKVFGSDELIALYPAKDMRLQIYFTQNFRNIPTTHYVWAPYLRANLAVSTPELYLIAAECEARVGSATRAMQLINQLRNNRIKDHTPLTAANNDDALRQVLEERRRELAMSGMTRYIDLKRLNRDARFAKTVTHATAEGTFTLPANDAKYVLPIPPKVLRFNSGTMQPNER; this is encoded by the coding sequence ATGAAGACAAAGACGATCATACTGGCATGCTGGGTCGCAGGAACCTTGCTTGCTTCCTGCGACAGCTATCTCGGCATCAAGCCGAAAGGTGCTACCATCCCGCAGACGGCGGCCGATTTTGAAACGCTTCTTAACCACGAAAGTGTGCAAAAGGTGTCGGACGTTTACCCAACCTATCTCACCGACGACGTTTTCCTGCCCGACGTGGCCGAAGGAACGGCAACTCCCGGACTGAATAGCGTAGACCTGGCCATCAAAAACCTTTATACGTATCAGAAAGAGGTATTCGGCGATGCTGCCGATGATGGACTTTGGTATGCCTCTTATTCCCGAATCTACTACTACAACACAGTAGTGGACAACGTAATGGGAGCGGAAGAGGCCACCGAACAAGAGAAACGCTCCATCAGGGCCGAGGCTTTGGTGAGTCGGGCCTTAGAGTATCTCTATCTCGTGAACGGTTATGCCCGTCATTACGACGAGAACACGGCGGCGACAGATCCCGGCGTGCCACTCATTCTGGACGAAAATATCTCGCGAAAGAATTTGGTGCGGGCGAGTGTCAAGGAGGTTTACGCACAAATCTTGGCCGACTTGCAGACCGCTCTGCCCGATCTCCCGGCTCGTCCCAAGAGCAATGCCTTCCGCGCTTCAAAGGCCGCAGGCGTAGGAATCTTGGCCAAGACCTATCTCTACATGGGAGACTACACCCAGGCATTGGCCGCTGCAAACGAGGTTTTGGCCACCAACGGAACGTTGATGGACCTGAAGAAATATGCTGTAGTGAAGCCGCAAAACTCTATCGGCAGAACCAACGTGCCGCAAGACATCGACAACCCGGAGAATATCTACATCAAGTTCGCTCCCTATGTGTATGGCATGAGCTCGAAGGTGTTCGGATCCGACGAACTCATCGCCCTCTATCCGGCCAAAGATATGCGACTGCAAATCTATTTCACGCAAAACTTCCGCAACATCCCTACCACCCATTACGTGTGGGCTCCCTATCTGCGGGCCAACTTAGCTGTGTCTACCCCCGAGTTGTATCTCATCGCTGCCGAATGCGAAGCTCGCGTAGGGTCGGCCACAAGGGCAATGCAGCTCATCAATCAGCTGCGCAACAACCGCATTAAGGATCATACTCCACTCACAGCGGCCAACAACGACGATGCCCTGAGGCAGGTGCTCGAGGAGCGTCGGCGAGAGTTGGCCATGTCGGGGATGACGCGTTACATCGACCTCAAGCGGTTGAACCGCGACGCACGCTTTGCCAAGACCGTGACACATGCCACAGCCGAGGGAACTTTCACTCTGCCAGCCAACGACGCGAAGTATGTCTTGCCCATTCCGCCCAAGGTGTTACGCTTCAACAGCGGAACGATGCAACCCAATGAACGCTGA